A single window of Meiothermus sp. DNA harbors:
- a CDS encoding peptidylprolyl isomerase, whose amino-acid sequence MTASKGQVVTIRYTLHVDGELIDQGELDYLHGHRNIVTGLEEALEGKAAGERVVVSVSPEKGYGVYDPEGVQVVPREAFPPDAELEEGAMFYAEDPQGNPMPFTVLNVDGNEVTIDFNHALAGETLDFDVTLTAIRPATPEELEHGHAHSAHGHQH is encoded by the coding sequence ATGACTGCAAGCAAAGGCCAGGTTGTGACCATTCGCTACACGCTGCATGTGGATGGCGAGCTCATCGACCAGGGTGAGTTGGATTATCTACACGGACACCGCAACATCGTGACGGGTTTGGAAGAAGCCCTGGAAGGTAAGGCCGCCGGTGAGCGGGTGGTGGTCTCGGTGTCGCCCGAAAAGGGTTACGGCGTGTATGACCCCGAGGGCGTTCAGGTGGTTCCGCGCGAGGCCTTTCCGCCGGATGCCGAACTCGAGGAAGGGGCCATGTTCTACGCCGAAGACCCCCAGGGCAACCCCATGCCCTTTACGGTACTGAACGTAGACGGCAACGAGGTAACCATCGACTTCAACCACGCCCTAGCAGGCGAGACCCTGGACTTCGATGTCACCCTCACGGCCATACGGCCTGCAACGCCGGAAGAGCTCGAGCACGGCCACGCCCACAGCGCGCACGGACACCAGCACTAA
- the radA gene encoding DNA repair protein RadA, whose amino-acid sequence MAKASIQYRCIECGYKSVKALGRCPNCGAWDSFKEEEPGFKPGTVAGKGGLVRSRPLPNPAALTRLGDVPEGGEVRFSSQIGELDRVLGGGFVPGEVLLLGGEPGVGKSTLLLQVAQKMLEQGKRVVYLAGEESPGQIRLRAQRLGVSGALELLRETELEAMLATLEASPPDFLVVDSIQTLQTTAAAGSLVAVRDATAALTRFAKHHLVTTLLVGHVTKEGIVAGPKVIEHVVDATLYLETAGNFRVLRSSKNRFGPVGEMGVFTMVHEGMEEVANPSAAFLAERPVGAPGSVVALSLSGERALALEVQALAARTPFPAPRRVSQGLDSRRVDVVLAVLERRLNLPLGNLDIYVNLAGGLRVFDPGLDLAVGLAVYSAVVGRSLPQDVAVVGEVGLAGELRSVEGLERRLREGQRAGFGRLVHPPQFRTLEAAVSRFL is encoded by the coding sequence ATGGCTAAAGCTTCGATTCAATATCGCTGTATAGAGTGCGGCTACAAGTCGGTGAAGGCACTGGGGCGTTGTCCCAACTGCGGAGCCTGGGACAGCTTTAAAGAGGAAGAGCCTGGGTTCAAGCCGGGCACAGTAGCGGGCAAGGGGGGCCTGGTGCGGTCTCGTCCGCTTCCCAACCCCGCCGCCCTCACCCGTTTGGGGGATGTGCCAGAAGGGGGGGAGGTACGTTTCTCGAGCCAGATCGGCGAACTCGACCGGGTGCTGGGGGGCGGGTTTGTACCGGGCGAGGTGCTGCTGCTGGGCGGAGAACCGGGGGTGGGCAAGAGCACACTACTGCTGCAAGTGGCTCAGAAAATGCTCGAGCAAGGCAAGCGGGTGGTTTATCTGGCGGGCGAGGAATCGCCGGGGCAGATCCGCCTGCGGGCTCAGCGTTTAGGTGTCTCGGGAGCGCTCGAGCTGCTGCGGGAAACAGAGCTGGAGGCCATGCTGGCCACCCTCGAGGCCAGTCCGCCGGATTTTTTGGTGGTGGACTCCATCCAAACCCTGCAAACCACCGCCGCTGCGGGGTCGCTGGTGGCCGTGCGCGACGCCACGGCGGCTCTGACCCGCTTTGCCAAACATCACCTGGTCACCACTCTTCTGGTGGGGCACGTCACCAAGGAGGGCATCGTGGCCGGGCCCAAGGTGATCGAGCACGTGGTGGACGCCACCTTGTATCTGGAAACGGCCGGCAACTTCCGCGTTCTACGCTCCAGCAAAAACCGCTTCGGGCCGGTGGGTGAGATGGGGGTTTTCACCATGGTGCACGAGGGCATGGAGGAGGTGGCCAACCCCTCGGCCGCTTTTCTGGCTGAGCGTCCGGTGGGGGCGCCGGGCTCGGTGGTGGCCCTCAGCCTTTCGGGCGAGCGGGCCCTGGCCCTAGAGGTACAGGCCCTGGCCGCCCGTACCCCATTTCCGGCCCCCCGCCGGGTTTCGCAAGGGCTGGACAGCCGCCGGGTAGACGTGGTGCTGGCAGTACTGGAGCGCCGGCTCAACCTACCCCTAGGCAACCTAGATATCTACGTCAACCTGGCCGGAGGGCTGCGGGTTTTTGATCCGGGGTTGGATTTGGCAGTGGGGCTGGCGGTGTATTCTGCTGTGGTGGGCCGCTCTCTTCCCCAGGACGTAGCTGTGGTGGGCGAGGTAGGGCTGGCCGGGGAATTGCGCAGTGTGGAGGGTCTCGAGCGCCGGCTGCGCGAAGGCCAGCGGGCGGGCTTTGGGCGTTTGGTACACCCCCCTCAGTTCAGGACGCTGGAAGCGGCGGTGAGTCGATTTTTATGA
- a CDS encoding PIN/TRAM domain-containing protein, translated as MSAMRWGLYALFAYLGYRVGVWLEVSGLIGTSPLGSLTSLNRLYLGVVGLLVGFLLVPRLAFWMERRWENTQAWLKRLPPEIPVAITVASGLGLLLAVLLTNLLNQIPGFSAIHSLIIAAVLVGSLSAFAIANRDYFRPARPPAHPTKPRGGKVLDTSVLIDGRIGDIAEMGFLEGPLFVPKQVLRELQQFADASDAQKRAKGRRGLDTLERLKLSVGLEVLDTAESSEPVDDQILAEAKKLGAALVTNDHALAQLSRIYGVKTLSVQALASALRAPLQQGDTLSITIVKEGKEPGQGVGYLEDGTMVVVDDAIPFKGKEVGVVITQSIQTQVGRLLFGKLQSEEIPRPASKTER; from the coding sequence ATGAGTGCCATGCGTTGGGGTTTATATGCCTTGTTTGCCTATCTGGGCTACCGGGTAGGGGTCTGGCTCGAGGTCAGCGGTCTCATCGGCACCAGCCCCCTGGGTAGCCTCACCAGCCTGAACCGGCTCTACCTGGGGGTGGTGGGCCTGCTGGTGGGCTTTTTGCTGGTGCCCCGCCTGGCTTTCTGGATGGAGCGCCGCTGGGAAAACACCCAGGCCTGGCTCAAGCGCCTGCCGCCCGAGATTCCGGTGGCCATCACGGTAGCCTCCGGCCTGGGCCTGTTGCTGGCTGTTTTGCTGACCAACCTGCTAAACCAGATTCCGGGGTTTTCTGCCATTCACTCCCTGATCATCGCCGCCGTACTGGTCGGCTCACTCTCGGCCTTCGCCATTGCCAACCGCGACTACTTCCGGCCGGCCCGCCCGCCCGCCCACCCCACCAAGCCCCGGGGCGGCAAGGTGCTCGATACCTCGGTGTTGATCGATGGCCGCATCGGGGACATTGCCGAGATGGGTTTTTTGGAAGGCCCGCTGTTTGTACCCAAGCAGGTTCTGCGTGAACTGCAACAGTTCGCCGACGCCTCGGATGCGCAAAAAAGGGCCAAAGGCCGCCGGGGCCTGGACACCCTCGAGCGCCTCAAGCTAAGCGTGGGCCTCGAGGTACTCGACACCGCCGAATCCAGCGAGCCTGTAGACGATCAGATCCTGGCCGAAGCCAAAAAGCTAGGGGCGGCACTGGTCACCAACGACCACGCCCTGGCCCAGCTTTCCCGCATCTATGGGGTCAAGACCCTCTCGGTACAGGCCCTGGCCTCCGCCTTGCGGGCCCCCCTCCAGCAGGGCGATACCCTGAGCATTACCATCGTCAAGGAAGGCAAGGAGCCCGGCCAGGGGGTGGGCTACCTGGAGGATGGCACCATGGTGGTAGTAGACGACGCCATCCCCTTCAAAGGAAAGGAAGTGGGGGTCGTCATTACCCAGTCCATCCAGACCCAGGTAGGTCGCTTGCTCTTTGGCAAGCTGCAGTCCGAAGAAATCCCCCGCCCAGCCTCCAAAACCGAGCGCTGA
- the cysK gene encoding cysteine synthase A, producing MFVEDVIGKTPVVKLRRLVEPGMAEVWVKLEGNNPGGSIKDRTAWYLIKDAEERGVLKPGSGQLIVEPTSGNTGIGLAMVAASRGYKLILTMPAQMSEERKRILKAYGAELVLTDPSRRMLAAIEEANRIVAERGAFMPNQFDNPANPRAHYETTGPEIFEQMEGRLDAFVYGSGTGGTIMGVGRYLRERLPNVQIIACEPRRSNVLSGGQMGSHQFQGMGPGFIPPNLDVKMLDRVIQVLEEDAFPLAKPLARQEGLFVGMSACGMIWSALQVARELGPGKRVLTIACDSGMKYLSTPLFADPEN from the coding sequence ATGTTCGTAGAAGACGTTATCGGCAAGACCCCTGTGGTAAAGCTCAGACGCCTGGTAGAGCCTGGTATGGCCGAGGTTTGGGTGAAGCTCGAGGGCAACAACCCCGGCGGCTCCATCAAGGATCGCACCGCCTGGTATCTGATCAAAGACGCCGAGGAGCGCGGGGTTTTGAAGCCGGGCTCGGGGCAACTGATTGTGGAGCCTACCAGCGGCAACACCGGCATCGGCCTAGCTATGGTCGCGGCCAGCCGGGGCTACAAACTGATCCTGACCATGCCGGCCCAGATGTCGGAGGAGCGTAAGCGCATTCTCAAAGCCTATGGGGCCGAGCTGGTGCTAACCGACCCCAGTCGCCGGATGCTGGCTGCCATCGAGGAAGCCAACCGCATTGTGGCCGAGCGAGGGGCCTTCATGCCCAACCAGTTCGACAACCCGGCCAACCCCAGGGCCCACTACGAGACTACCGGCCCGGAAATTTTTGAGCAGATGGAGGGGCGGCTGGATGCTTTCGTGTACGGCTCCGGCACCGGCGGCACGATTATGGGAGTAGGACGGTATCTGCGCGAGCGTTTGCCCAACGTACAAATTATTGCCTGCGAACCACGCCGCAGCAACGTGCTTTCGGGGGGCCAGATGGGTTCGCACCAGTTCCAGGGCATGGGGCCCGGCTTCATCCCCCCCAACCTCGATGTGAAGATGCTGGATCGGGTCATACAGGTTTTGGAGGAAGATGCCTTCCCCCTAGCCAAACCACTGGCCCGCCAAGAAGGGCTTTTTGTGGGGATGAGCGCTTGTGGCATGATCTGGTCCGCCTTGCAGGTCGCCCGCGAGCTGGGGCCCGGCAAACGGGTGCTAACCATTGCCTGCGACTCGGGCATGAAGTACCTCTCGACCCCCTTGTTTGCAGACCCCGAGAACTGA
- a CDS encoding S-adenosylmethionine decarboxylase family protein, with protein sequence MIAITGGRWVAEIYGCDLEVLENPKLVEVALRDAVIKLGAPPGSVQATVYKFYPQGLSAAVLSPVAAVMIHTWPEDDASAALDLYFYKPDVDPESVLRGLARAFCAREESAFRLWRGGEHNIKRRAQTLEPGQA encoded by the coding sequence GTGATTGCCATTACCGGAGGCCGCTGGGTTGCCGAGATTTACGGGTGCGACCTGGAAGTGCTGGAAAACCCCAAACTGGTCGAAGTTGCCCTGAGAGACGCCGTCATCAAACTGGGTGCCCCACCCGGAAGCGTACAGGCCACGGTGTACAAGTTTTACCCCCAGGGGCTCTCGGCGGCGGTGCTTTCGCCGGTGGCAGCGGTTATGATCCATACCTGGCCCGAGGACGATGCTTCGGCGGCCCTCGATCTGTACTTTTACAAGCCGGATGTAGACCCCGAGTCGGTGTTGCGGGGCCTGGCTCGAGCCTTTTGTGCCCGGGAAGAGTCGGCCTTTCGCTTGTGGCGGGGTGGCGAGCACAACATCAAACGCCGGGCCCAAACGTTGGAGCCCGGGCAAGCCTAA
- a CDS encoding R2-like ligand-binding oxidase: MRKFATNQPGRLEDDFVVGLYHKSKRNFWNPQDLDFSQDRQDWNRLSTDQQNVLLQLSALFVGGEEAVTLDLAPYLLHVTRNGSFDEALYVATWTFEEAKHAEFFDHFHRKVVGGTPELALLHVESWKQIFYQALPQAMNALQIDSSAVAEVRALGTYNLIVEGVLAETGYRAYKEVLEKQNLMPGLRKGLSYIQADEGRHIAFGLHKLSKLLFDYPQAKEALEDVLSELIPAAIGIVREVFAAHQPMPFDIYEEDFVDYSLRQLQHRSEVLQRPFNPN, from the coding sequence GTGCGAAAGTTTGCCACCAACCAGCCGGGGCGGCTCGAGGACGACTTTGTGGTCGGTTTGTACCACAAGTCCAAGCGAAACTTTTGGAATCCGCAGGATCTCGATTTTAGCCAGGATCGCCAGGACTGGAACCGCCTAAGCACAGACCAGCAAAATGTACTCCTGCAGCTATCTGCGCTATTTGTGGGCGGAGAAGAGGCCGTTACCCTGGATCTGGCACCCTATTTACTCCACGTAACTCGAAACGGCAGCTTCGACGAGGCCCTTTACGTAGCGACCTGGACTTTTGAAGAAGCCAAACACGCAGAGTTTTTCGACCACTTTCACCGGAAGGTGGTAGGTGGCACACCCGAACTGGCGCTGTTGCATGTTGAATCCTGGAAGCAAATCTTCTATCAGGCTCTGCCTCAGGCCATGAACGCACTTCAGATCGATTCCTCTGCGGTTGCCGAAGTTCGGGCTTTGGGTACTTATAATCTGATTGTAGAAGGTGTGCTGGCCGAGACGGGGTATCGCGCCTATAAAGAGGTGTTGGAAAAGCAAAACCTAATGCCTGGCTTGCGTAAAGGGCTGAGCTATATTCAAGCAGATGAGGGGCGTCATATCGCATTTGGCCTGCATAAACTGAGTAAGTTGCTGTTTGATTATCCCCAAGCCAAAGAAGCACTAGAAGATGTGCTGAGTGAACTGATTCCGGCCGCGATCGGTATAGTGCGGGAAGTTTTTGCAGCCCATCAACCTATGCCTTTCGACATTTATGAAGAGGATTTTGTGGACTACTCACTCAGACAACTGCAACACCGCTCCGAGGTTTTACAGCGACCGTTCAACCCAAACTGA